The following nucleotide sequence is from Pectinophora gossypiella chromosome 17, ilPecGoss1.1, whole genome shotgun sequence.
TTGCACAAAGATTGGTCCAATCAGTCCAAGAGGGTCATAAAATTTACTGATAAAACTTAAGATTTCTCTTTTGGTCTTGACAGATTGCTTAGGCGGGGGGGAAAATTTAAAAGTGTCTGAATTGACGTCAAAATTCAACCCTAACGTTTTAACATCTTTTTGCATGTTAATTTCTCCAGAATACCTCTGTTCCTTCGGAATATCCTGTAAAATACTGGAATCGTTGGCTGACCATTTATGCAAGAAGAAACTACCTTTAGATAACAATTGTGAAAGTTGACTTTTTGTttctattattacatttaaatcatTATGAGTATACAATATGTCATCAACATATGTTGCATTTAGAATTACTGGGACAGCCAAAGGATATTCATTTTTAGATCTATAAGCTAACTCATTTAAGCACCTTGTTGCTAAAAAAGATGAGTTTTTTAAGCCATAAGTAATAGTGTTtaattgtaaacattttatgGATTCATGGGGGTCATCTCTCCATAATATATTTTGGAGTGACCTCtgacttttttctattaaaacatTTCTAAACATACGCCTAATATCGCAagcgaaaaaatatttatttagtctgAACAACAATAGAGTGTCGAATAATTCGTTTTGGACCACAGGGCCATTCAACATAATATCATTCAGAgaaattttatttgttgttttcatagATTCGTCAAATACTGTACGTAAACGAGTACTAACTGCATTTTCACGTATGACAGGGTGATGTGGCATAAAGTATACCGCATCTTTGTTAAAATCGTAACTAGAAATATCGACATAGCTGGCATGGCCAAGGTCTATGTATTCATGAATAAAACTTTGATATTCTTTGAACAAAGCTTCATCTTTATGGAGCCTTttctctaaattcaaaaatctgCGCATAGCGAGAACTAGAGAATTCCCTAAAGTATTGTTTACATCGTAAATTGGAATCTTTAAAGGCATTGAGACTTCAAATTTATTGTCAACAAGTTGAAccgtttcattaaaatattcctcACAATATTTTTGTTCAGACGTGGGGTGCTCAGGATATATTTCTGGTACAGCCTCAGATTTCCAGAACTGAATAACATTAGAATTTAAGTCTGTTTTACATTCTTGACAAAACAAAGAAACAGGGGTACTCTGAAGTTCATGGGGAGACTGTACGGGGACTTTTCCTGCAACCAAATAACCAAACTGCGTGTGAACGAGTCGGGGTGTCGCGGGATCGCTGAGCTCATTGTGCTGGTCCTCAAGCTGGGGCAGCAACGCCTGAAAAAAGATGTCAGCAGCTAATAAAATGTCTATCTCGCTTGTTTTATTGAATGTGTCATCGGCTAGTAATAAATTTTTTGGAATGTTAATAAGTGACAGGTCAAAACTGTTTTGTGGCAAGTTAGTAGTTATTTTGTCCACCACTAGGCAGTCAGTATTAACTTTATAGGGATAAGCACATGAAAATATGTCCACTTGCAAGGAACTTTGTATTTTCTTTCCAGTTTTAGCAATGCCAGAAACCTCTGTGTTTGTAGCTAGTAGATTTCTCCCAATTAGATTAGCTAATTTAGTTGTAATGAAAGATGACTGACTGCCAGAGTCTAATAAAGCCTTGACTATCAATTCCTGCCCATTTCtagttaatatttttactttggcagtaggtaacaaaacttgGTTGTTGTCATTTAAGCCTGACAGCAACGTTACCCCACCCTCAGTACTAGATGATGATGTTTCATTTCCATCATGCAAGAGCGTGTTGTGATTTTGCTTGCAGTGAGTGcatttaaaatgaaagcgacATTTCCCTGTATGGCTGTTTAAGCAGGTTTTGCATAGCTTTTTAGCTTTTATACATTCAACACGTTCTGCAATCGATGCAAGCAAAAACTTGGggcatgaaaatattttgtgatctgACTTACCACAGTAATAGCACTTAGCTACATGATTATTTGTTACTGCAGCAGTAGCTTGTACTTTCCTAGCGCCGATGACATCATTGTTGCTCGAGTTTTCGAGAGCTAGGGCTCTTGtttcaagatattttatgaaatctgTAAAAGTTGGGGATTGAGATGAGTTCCTATCCAAACAGTAAGCTCTATTAGTGACTGGGTCGAGTTTGCGAGATAGAATGCATACAAGTATGCTGTCCCATTTGTCAACGggttcatttaaattttttagaGCTGCTACATGCTGTTTTGCAacagaaattaaattacgtaACATGGTTACATTTGGCCTGGGTATCGAGGCAAGATCCAATAACTTGGATATATGTTCAAATACAATTTTGTGACTATTATCATATCGATCACGCAGGATTGTCAATGCTTCACTGTAACTTGAGCCTTGTAttggtaaattattaataagatcGAAGGCTTCTCCTTTTAGAAAACCACGTAAATACACAAACTTTTGAATGTCAACAATGTTAGAATCGTTATGTACAAGCGCCGTAAACAATTCGATGAAAGGTTTGTATTCTAGGTACTTGCCGTCGAATGGTGGTATTTGGATATCAGGGAGTTTTAACTCGGACGTGACGTTATTAGAACCGCCACTTGGctttgccgccgccgccgtcgtccCGAATCTTGACTGCAAAGTAGTGCGCAGTAAGTCCATACACACAAAGTAGGCCTCTTCAACAGGAGTGGGATCATGGTCGTCGTTGACCTGAACAGTCAGGTCTATATACTCCTTGAAGATGGACTGGGCATGTTCTTGCTTCGTGCGTAACATTTGTTCGGATGCGGACGCGAGGAATTCCGACGTTAGCGAGTTGCGTAGGCGCGTCATCGTGCCTTTCACATATTTCCGCCTGTTAAATAGCTCGTTGTCGCTTGCCATATTGCTGACTAATTACGTAAACAAGTACTGAAttgtttaaatttacttttcctGAAAAAAATATGGTCGCTCGGTATACGAAAACGTGGTAAAAAAATGATGCAATACAATTCCTGTTAAGATTGGGATCGAGATCGATTGTATTGAACGACAACGTTGATTGCTAAAAATCGCTCACTTCACTCCGAACATCGCGTTTTTTGTAGCAATATTAATGTTCCGTAATATGCTATGAGTGAGTgagatagcaattttatttgtattgcgtTGTCCTTTGTCTTCGGCGAGTTTGACGAAATAAAATCGTTACAAATAAACGAACACTATTGAAGTTCTTCTTTGTAAATTCGGTTACACGCAGATGAAGATTGCTTTCTCCGGTTTTGAACACTTCGACGTCGGTGTGTCCTTCCGCCGCGGCAACGATgattgagtgaatgaatgaagtaCAATCTTACCGCGTTGCTCAGGAATAATGGCGACTGGAATGGACTCACAAACTTGCCCGACGTAAACTTCTGACGCAAAAATCGTGCTGATCCGTCGCACCGTTTTGGCCGCAAACACCTGTAGATGAGCTGCACACTATGCTCACgttgctcgaaggaccatgaagaaatccttgggtgtcgggacggtgaaatttatttaatgaaataaaacagcagcgtcttgtcttgtgttgtattgagagaagggaagaacgaaagctccgcgaatgaatgtaattacaaaagtgtttccatatttaaaatacaaatcttaaatatatttatatgttttcaacacttacctaacctgaagatttgacaggtccggttttttacagaactgcgactgcctgtctgaccttcctattcgcgaagggaaacccagcctaatacaggttaggtcacatacctccgaaaaattgacaagtatgtgggtttcctcacgatgttttgctCACCGCCGAGCCcatgaattcaaaaattattggtttagctccatgctggatttgaacctagtttttgtctttgttttgcgtgtttttctataatacagggtgttattgacactATACCCAATATTGAGGAGTTTATCAAGTGGggttttccgttgcaaaagtatgaaattgaaaataattaaaaaagaacatcaattttgggacggaaaattccacttgacattaactcataATCGtaagttgaatcatccccctaactTTTCGGTACGGAGTGTCggtaacagcctgtataatgtgtaggtatgcTATTATGGAAGAAATAATCATATGCTTTAAATTTACAGATAGAAGCGAGACTTTACGAAGACAAATCAGAAGAACCTGTAAAATTTTCCATAGACAACAGCTATAACTATACAGCATGGACAACTGTACTACATAACGATGCAACGCCGTCCATGTGGCGTCGAGGGCCTGATGTGCCCTCTTGGGGGGAGGGTAGCGAGAAATTTGAAGTGACCTTGGGAAGCTCACATTTCAACATTAGCCCTAACAAACAGCGTAAACTGGACGCTACCTTTCAACTTAATCTTGTTGGTGGTAAGTTTTTTGATCATTTCAATTGATATAATGTTACTTTGTGAGACAGccttttgtttgataaggacattgcaggcttgaaccaCCTAACTGACCGCAAAAGTAAGACGGTTCCATATTTCGGAACTCGGATGGCATATTAAGCCGAAGTCCCAGCTATTAGACGTAAAACACATTCAAaaactccggttgattgagaggagacctgtgcccagccgtACGATGTATGCCTATATacatttgtttatgtatgtttctaAATTGTTGGCTACAAACTGGTTGATTGGCTTAAGGCAACTCGCGAAAAGGTATTCTAATTCGCAATTACCATAGCTTTACTGTAAAGAAGAAAATTACGTGAACAAAAACCGAAATTCACCCATTTACAGGGCTAGTATTTTATCGTAcctattttaatataacaggaaTACGGTTTAAAATGACGTGTTTATTTCCAGATTTAAATTCGTGTTCTGTTATCGACATCATGCATGTGTGTCGCTCATCGATTCTTGGTGATTTCTTCTCAACCACGGTAAAGGTAAGACGAATATCAACTATAGCTTCAGCCTTTAATGGCAACTACTTTCTTAATTAGGTAGTatagccacaccccggacacttcatacaaacaacctcgttttacacagacaccacgcattgacgttatcgtacacgcgcatctgtgtgtgtgacgtctgacgccgtacgattcaagtctaaactatgttcgagggggtgaggtaaacctagctcagacgcgggtggcgggcggagagttgccgttctatacgtgttattattccttattctatggtataggTATAAGACAAAAGTCTCGAGTTCAAAAACTTCACACCATACCACTAGGTAATAACTATTGTTGGATACTGGTCATCATAGTACTTTCACGGACCAATGATGGAGCTTGGTGCTGTGGTGTGAACCTATCATAGGTATCTATAATATCTCGCATAGTCGGACTGGATTCATCCCTCTATAATCATTTTGTGATTTTAAAAACCTGATGACTATAAAGgacaataaaataatgataattaatacCACACCTGAATACCGttcctttatagacggcgatacggctccccacctatcacgttagtaattgctatttagcaataagaccgcagATTATGCTTCTCTTATaatcaataaagaaaaaaaaagtttaatacgatctactctgaaccggcgtgcgtgtatgaagcgattgatgaatgtagaggaagccagagaagtgtgtcaggatcgaagcaaatggaattctatagtctctgcttaccccggtgggaaataggcgtgagttcatgtatgtgtgtataagcaataaagcgtttttgtattgtattggtgctgattccagtacacactatctaagtttattttaagttatacctgacatttttttatccgccgaaaaggaaagggacgggtaatcgacaggcataaaatttatagaacacacgtcaatttaaggcagaaatctaaaatttttacattggtcaataacccgacagaatttagtccctttccttttcggtggataagaaaatgacaggtataacttaaaattagcaggtgtctgcaggaatcggggccattgtattgttaagtctaacagaaagctcggtgaggtgtgggtacttaattcatcttgcgatggatgtacctctacaTACACCATTGGGATATatagttatgagcttatgttctattatgtttgtgAATAAATGCACACGATTTactataagtaattatcataatGACTATATTTTCCAGGCAAAACCAAACTTAACAATAACGATAGAAGACATTCCTATTCACGACAACTGCACTCTTGACGTGCGTGGGAGCGCAGACAATGTTCTACTGAAGACGACCTACCAGACGTCTTTCGACAGTCCACAACCGAACCTGAAAGCCGACGACCAACATCTGTCTGTACTGAGCCAACAACTACCCATACCTGGTAAGTCTTTCGCCCTTATGCCAGATCTCTAAAATTTTGCACCACATTGTAGCGGatccaactagttggccacctagttccgctcacatgcaacagatggcgccacattcaataatgcagtcttcaagcggtcgtgaaacgcggtatcgaagttttcacggcaagacgtacatatacaacttccaacacaacactgttggatcgtcgatccatagtcacactaccaacttgtggctagcggggtactatgctcagttcggtaccccgaaaacatcctttggcggcagcacaccctcgccgccaaaagaTGATGCCCTCAACGCTTTCCCACATGGAAATTTACCAGCTGCGTTAATGCCGGTAAACGGAAATAAGTTAATGCCATATactcgtaagaccgaatgtccatttaaccctttcacggacagagactatgggtcattgatggtccataataggtagtatgacaccttggaatctgaacgtccgtagacgttctgtccttgaaagtgttaaaatccAAACCGCATCGATTAACTATTGTATCTGGAAATCTCGACCTTAGAAGATTGAGAGGCaacatattttaaaacaatattcgtCTATCCGTCTTTCTATAGTTTGCATcatgttttgtatgaaaaaagaaCAGATCACCTTAATCCCCTATTGCACGACAATCGACCTTATCACGTAAAGCGATAAAGCAACCTAGAGCTAAGAGCTGACTTAGGTCGTGCTTGAGCTAACCTCCAATCCTGATGAATTCATCTCACCGCGTGATGTCTCGACTTTTTTTACGGTGACAGTAACATAATGGAAATATATTACACAAAGGACATTTGATAATTTTTAGTCTCATTTTGTCGCCAGTGTTTGGACTATCTAACACCCAGCTAC
It contains:
- the LOC126374367 gene encoding uncharacterized protein LOC126374367, producing the protein MPLKIPIYDVNNTLGNSLVLAMRRFLNLEKRLHKDEALFKEYQSFIHEYIDLGHASYVDISSYDFNKDAVYFMPHHPVIRENAVSTRLRTVFDESMKTTNKISLNDIMLNGPVVQNELFDTLLLFRLNKYFFACDIRRMFRNVLIEKSQRSLQNILWRDDPHESIKCLQLNTITYGLKNSSFLATRCLNELAYRSKNEYPLAVPVILNATYVDDILYTHNDLNVIIETKSQLSQLLSKGSFFLHKWSANDSSILQDIPKEQRYSGEINMQKDVKTLGLNFDVNSDTFKFSPPPKQSVKTKREILSFISKFYDPLGLIGPIFVQAKHIMQKLWLSKTDWDSIPPPELNNKWQSLYNDLTNMSSIHIERNTMCKSEHQTFQLIGFSDASNVAYGCAIYVRTIDMQGKVQMSLLCSKSRINPIAPKQLTIPRLELNAALLLAKLASKVYNTISQKQIVNEVHLYTDSQVVLAWLKTDPIKLKSYIANRTKLITECTNNFN